The window TCCCGACAGAAATTTTCTTCTTAGTCAGATTGGGGACACAAAGGTCATACAGTGAACATGACCTGCAATTTTTATTTTTTACAGCCGGTGGAGTCAGACCTGAACTGTAAATCTCATGCATCTCCTTTGAAAGTGAAAAAACAAGATCCCGAAGATAATCTGTATTATCGACAGTCACCCGCCTTCTTGTCTCATAATAGTACAGATCTCCGGAATCAACACGGGTGTCAAACATCTCTTCAAGACATATTGCCTGTGCACATACCTGGACCTCATCCCTTTCATCGACCTTAGGGCTCCCTCTCTTATATTCAACAGGATTTATTCTCCAGAATCCTTCGTGTCCCGGAAGAGAGACACCCTCATCCGATTTCAGGAACTCGACAACATCGGCAATACCGTAAAAACCGAGGTTATATGATACCACAGGAAAAGCTCTTGAGATTACTGAAATACCCCTTGTCTCGTTGAAATAAGGATCATCGACTCTCTCGTGCAGGAAATGGCCCTGTGTTGTCCGGAGATTTTCCTTCCATTGCTGTTCGAGATGAATCAGCGCCCACTGGCGCCTGCAGAAATAAAAATGTTGTATACCTGATAAGGAGAGAAGATCCTCGTCAGAATACCCATTCCGCGTCATAACTTTTCAATCAGTTCGACACCATCGGGAACATCTTTTGAGATCTCGATCTCATAATCGGCAAATGAGCGGGGAGGAAGATCTCCGGACTTTTTACTGATTTTCACAAGATCGAAGAGCTTATGCGACTGGCACGAACCAAGTTCCGTGTTGTGCCTGAAGATTATCAGCTTTCTTGCCGACATCTTTCCTCTTGCAGCGGAATGGTCATGCTCGAACATATTCACAAGGCTCTCCCAGAACAGTTTGAGATCGTCTTCACTGAAGCCGGTCGTCTTGTTCGCAAGATTTGCAGAGATGTATCCTTCCGTTCTGTAGAGTGCATACGGGAGAATTTGCTTCTTTCCCATTGTCTGCCCTTTTTCAGCATCCTCTTCCTTTGCAACAGCCTGCCGGGTAATCGTTACCTCCTGCTGGAATATCGGGTCAATGCTTCGCCCGAAATTGATCTGTACCGGTCCCCTGACCTGGCCGCAATTAACTCCTGTAGTCATAACGGCGCCGAAAGTCCGTATGTCAAAGAAATTGTCACACATAAATCTGGCGTACTTGTCGTCTTTCGGCTTCTTTTCGGAGGGTTTCTCACCAAAATGATCATACGCTTTCTTGTGCTGGTTGTTCAAAACCGCACCGGATTTTACGTATATGTCATAACCCTGCTCTCCTGATTTGACGATATCGACATAATCACGGATCTTCCTCTTAAGACAGACATCAGTCACGATTCCGTGGCCGGTCTGGGGGTCGATCCTCGGCATATTGCCCATATCCGGATCTCCGTTCGGGTTCCCGTTCTCTACATCAAACAACAATACGAATTCATACCTGTTCTTAATGGGTTCGCTCATGATTCATTCTCCTTTGCGGCTTCGGCCTCTACCTTCTCTTCTTTCTTCTTGTAATTCTCTTTTCTCTGGTGATAGTATCCGAGCATGAACATGCCCTGCTCCTCAAGACTCAGGTACGGCGGGAACTGATCCACTCCCGAAAGGACTTCCTCGATGTCCCTTGTCGTCCTTACCCCGAAATCTGATTTTGCTATGTGATGCTGGGCGAGCTTGATCAAAACCGGAAATACAACGGCCGGTGTAGTCGATGCACTGCTGAAGTATTTGCTGTTGATAGTGCTCCCGATACTTTTGCTTGTGTCTGTCTGTGCTTTTTCCAATACTGCAAATAACCTGCCGAGGCGATACGGTACGTCCTGGCTTGTTTCATTTAAATTCACGGTAATCATATCCTCCTTAAGGTAAGGCGAACCGGTTCTTGCGAGCCTCAACAAATAAGCTTTGATAAAACCGGCACGAACTGAATTAATTGATCTTTCAACTTTCACTCTGCCCAAAATGGCGTTGTACATCTGAATTGGATAGGGTGTACTGTTGAGAATCGATCTCATGAGGAGACCGCTTAGGATCTGTAGAACTTTTTCTTGCTTTTTATCCAATCCTTTAGGTATAGTTTCATTAACTAACTTCTTTGGCGAGGCAAACACAGGATCATAATCGCCCCTCTCGATCTCCGTATCGAAATAATGCTGTGATACTTTCTTAACAAAATCCCCGAACTCGTTCATGTACCAGAACCTGACCGAAAGTCGGGCATTGTTCGGAGACAGACCCAGGATATAGAACATCTTTTTTTCATCGATATCCGGATTGGCATCACTAATTTTGTACCCTTTTCGGACGAGATTAAGAATATCTCTCATCTGATTGAGCAATTCGGTGTTGGTTTCTCTTTTTTCAGGGTCATTGTCTTTAGAATCGTCTTTTCTGATTTCAACAGGATTTATGAAATATTGGGTAAAATCCTCATAACTTCCTTCCGGGGCATCTGCCCAGAATACAACCGTCGAGTCTCCTATCAACAGCCTGTGTTTCGATTCGGAAAGCAGATAATTAAGGGCGGTCGTGTATTTGAACATCGAACTCTCGCCGACCGGTGCATTATAACTCTGCGTTTTTCCGTAGGAGTTGAAAGATTTGTCATTTGAGCCTACAAGTGATGCCCCTGCTGACTGTGCATTTACAACACCCTTTATCAGCTGGTGAGTTCTTGCAATAGGTTCCTTTTTTCCTGAAATTAAACACTGGGATAGATAACAATTTTTTTCTTTCGTGGATTTGTTGTTATAACTTTCCCAAGCTCTTTTCACCAATTCGTTTGCATGAATGTACGATCCGTTGTGAGAAAAGACAAAATTGGCATTGTCAAGTATCTGATCTTTATACTGTACTATCTTTGGATCTTCAAGAAATTGTTCGGGGTCGTAATTTTCTATGAATTTCACAAAGGCTTTCGCACTTTCATCGTTCACATCTTTCAGTATTGATAGATGCCTTTTCATGAAATCAATAAACCTTGCTCTCGTAGAATCATCAATCAGAATTACATCTTTTTCAGATTCTTCCAGAACTGTAAACGGGCCTTTGTCTCCGGATTTATAATCCTTTTCAAACTCTGATTTCTTTATTTTTTCAACACCGAATACGTACTTTGCATTGTCACACAGGAAGTAAGACGGCGGATTTTTCCCCGATCGGGACCTTTGAAGAGGAACAATCATCTGGTCAGGTAGCAGTTTTTTATCACCGTACCTCTTATCGATGATGCCTTTTATTCTTCCTTCATTGTCTATTTCAATTGCAAAAGATACCTTTGCTGTTGAATATCCCTTTTCAGGAACTTTACTCTCTTCATTTAGAATGTCATAATAATTGCAAAGCGACTGGATTATCATGACAAGCCCCCGTAACAGAGACACTTTTCAACATCGATAATGCCGTCGTTCATACACGCCCTGTAAAAGACAGGCTGCGGTTCCTCCTTCGGGTTCTCGCTGTACTCAAGATCCCATAGCATGAAACCGAGATCCTTTTCGCCCGAATAGCATGAAACCGGAACCGAATTCTCTTCTTCAAGAATTTCGAAGTTTGCAGGAAACTCCCTGCACCCGAGATACGGATTGTGGTAACACTGCCCTTTTCTCATTCTTCTAAGGGCGATGTTGTAATGCTTCTCGGGTGTATCGTCCGGTCCCGCATTATTTGTCATCTCAAAATGGGCTTCGATACAGTAGCAGACATCTCTTAAAAGAAGCGAAGCCCGCTGGGCACGATCCTCGTTTGCGTCCTGAAAGAGTTCGACCGCTTCTCCTTTCATTGCCTTTTTAACATTCGGTAAAGAGATAGTGCTCTTTACCTCATTCCTTCTGATATTGTCGAACCTGATCGGGTTCAACACATGAATTCTGTCAATTTTCCATGATATTGCAGGTTTCCAGTAGATCGCTTCGAGTAATCCTCTTGCGGCAGATGGCGTAATTACGTCGTAGCTTACCCTTTCGACTTTCATTTCGGGCCGGGTAAAACATGCGTAGTCGCCCCAGACTTTTAGTCTGAATCCATAGCCTATTGCGATCACCCCCTCTATTTAATAAGCAATGATAGGTCTTCGCCATTAATGTTTCGATTTAATAATCCGACGTTGTCTGAATAGTTGTTATCAAAATCGGTTAAAATATGAAAACGCTCGCAAACAAGCTCAATTAGGCCAGATTTTTCATAATTTTCGAATTCATCGGGATATACATTGACTACATAACCCTGCAATTTCCTGAAGGCATTCCCAATAAATCCTGTCCGGCGAATATTTTCGATTACTGATTTCGATCTGCTATCATAGGGAATTATAATATCACTGCCGGAATCTTTAATGAACCTGAATTTTTGCCCGATATCTTCATAAGGATATTTTAAAGCTCTCCCGTTTTCCTCGATCATCTCAAGGATCTTTTCTGTATCAAGACCATTTTCCCCGGAATGGAAATACAACTGGCTGAAATATTCTTCAATTGAGTCGAGCGCCATCGGATCATCGAAGTCTTTGATTACTATCTCTCCGATCTCTGCCGTCCTGCTGAGCCAGCCGGCGGTTTTCGCGTGATCTTCAGAAGAGCGGAAGACGATTACATCGCCGGATTCTCGTTTCCCCTCCCTGTTACATCGTCCCGCTGCCTGACATACGGAATCCATTCCCGCCATCAGCCTGTAAACTGCGGGGAAATCGATATCGACCCCGGCTTCGATCAACTGGGTGGAGATCACCCTGCATTCTTCACCGTTCTTCAGCTTTTCCTTGATCTCCCCTATTACCTTCCTCCTGTGAACCGGGCACATCCTTGCGCTGAGATGGAAACGGTTTCCTTCCCCGGAGATTTTTTCAAAAAGAACAGCCGCATGTTTTCTTGTGTTGACGATACAGAGAACCTGTTTATGTGATAGAAGGCGATCTGCGAGTTCCGAATCACTGAGTTCACCGATATAAGACAAATCTACCCTTTTGAATTCTTTGTAGAGTTCATCTGGAGAATCCATTATTTCGCGGGATTTGATATACCCCGGTAAAATTTCGGCAAGTTTTGGCTGGGTTGCAGTACAGATCACAACCGATGCACCGTAATTTACAACGAGTTCGGATAGTGCCATAACGGACGGCTTTAAAAATTCCGTCGGGATCATCTGGGCTTCGTCAAGAATTATCACGCTGTTTGGAAGATTGTGGAGTTTGCGGCATCTGGAACTTTTATTCGAAAATAAGGATTCAAAAAACTGGACATTCGTTGTTACAGTTATAGGAATATCCCAGTTTTCAGA of the Methanolacinia paynteri genome contains:
- the cas7c gene encoding type I-C CRISPR-associated protein Cas7/Csd2 — encoded protein: MSEPIKNRYEFVLLFDVENGNPNGDPDMGNMPRIDPQTGHGIVTDVCLKRKIRDYVDIVKSGEQGYDIYVKSGAVLNNQHKKAYDHFGEKPSEKKPKDDKYARFMCDNFFDIRTFGAVMTTGVNCGQVRGPVQINFGRSIDPIFQQEVTITRQAVAKEEDAEKGQTMGKKQILPYALYRTEGYISANLANKTTGFSEDDLKLFWESLVNMFEHDHSAARGKMSARKLIIFRHNTELGSCQSHKLFDLVKISKKSGDLPPRSFADYEIEISKDVPDGVELIEKL
- the cas4 gene encoding CRISPR-associated protein Cas4 translates to MTRNGYSDEDLLSLSGIQHFYFCRRQWALIHLEQQWKENLRTTQGHFLHERVDDPYFNETRGISVISRAFPVVSYNLGFYGIADVVEFLKSDEGVSLPGHEGFWRINPVEYKRGSPKVDERDEVQVCAQAICLEEMFDTRVDSGDLYYYETRRRVTVDNTDYLRDLVFSLSKEMHEIYSSGLTPPAVKNKNCRSCSLYDLCVPNLTKKKISVGNYIKKHVKEAVDTGNSD
- a CDS encoding CRISPR-associated helicase/endonuclease Cas3; translated protein: MPEEYYAHSTENSDKNDWQPLKTHLTNVADLASDFAAEFNGQKIAYSAGILHDLGKYSQEFQQRLKGKNIRVDHSTAGAREAEQYCNQFQAQILRYIIAGHHTGLLNYGSPKSGLEHRLISSELFDYSAYKNKLKIENISGEMPVLKIYDMKNPGFPFSFYIRMLYSCLVDSDFLDTESFMNPDKSLLRGDYDSFDELCLKFEKRMDVIRKGSESNSINDRRNEIYDQCCRMAESDPGLFTLTVPTGGGKTLSSMAFALKHLKKNNLKKIFYVIPYTSIIEQNAAIFREIFGAKNVLEHHSNFDPDAQLEKNSEYTSLIEQKLRLSSENWDIPITVTTNVQFFESLFSNKSSRCRKLHNLPNSVIILDEAQMIPTEFLKPSVMALSELVVNYGASVVICTATQPKLAEILPGYIKSREIMDSPDELYKEFKRVDLSYIGELSDSELADRLLSHKQVLCIVNTRKHAAVLFEKISGEGNRFHLSARMCPVHRRKVIGEIKEKLKNGEECRVISTQLIEAGVDIDFPAVYRLMAGMDSVCQAAGRCNREGKRESGDVIVFRSSEDHAKTAGWLSRTAEIGEIVIKDFDDPMALDSIEEYFSQLYFHSGENGLDTEKILEMIEENGRALKYPYEDIGQKFRFIKDSGSDIIIPYDSRSKSVIENIRRTGFIGNAFRKLQGYVVNVYPDEFENYEKSGLIELVCERFHILTDFDNNYSDNVGLLNRNINGEDLSLLIK
- the cas5c gene encoding type I-C CRISPR-associated protein Cas5c, giving the protein MIAIGYGFRLKVWGDYACFTRPEMKVERVSYDVITPSAARGLLEAIYWKPAISWKIDRIHVLNPIRFDNIRRNEVKSTISLPNVKKAMKGEAVELFQDANEDRAQRASLLLRDVCYCIEAHFEMTNNAGPDDTPEKHYNIALRRMRKGQCYHNPYLGCREFPANFEILEEENSVPVSCYSGEKDLGFMLWDLEYSENPKEEPQPVFYRACMNDGIIDVEKCLCYGGLS
- the cas8c gene encoding type I-C CRISPR-associated protein Cas8c/Csd1, which encodes MIIQSLCNYYDILNEESKVPEKGYSTAKVSFAIEIDNEGRIKGIIDKRYGDKKLLPDQMIVPLQRSRSGKNPPSYFLCDNAKYVFGVEKIKKSEFEKDYKSGDKGPFTVLEESEKDVILIDDSTRARFIDFMKRHLSILKDVNDESAKAFVKFIENYDPEQFLEDPKIVQYKDQILDNANFVFSHNGSYIHANELVKRAWESYNNKSTKEKNCYLSQCLISGKKEPIARTHQLIKGVVNAQSAGASLVGSNDKSFNSYGKTQSYNAPVGESSMFKYTTALNYLLSESKHRLLIGDSTVVFWADAPEGSYEDFTQYFINPVEIRKDDSKDNDPEKRETNTELLNQMRDILNLVRKGYKISDANPDIDEKKMFYILGLSPNNARLSVRFWYMNEFGDFVKKVSQHYFDTEIERGDYDPVFASPKKLVNETIPKGLDKKQEKVLQILSGLLMRSILNSTPYPIQMYNAILGRVKVERSINSVRAGFIKAYLLRLARTGSPYLKEDMITVNLNETSQDVPYRLGRLFAVLEKAQTDTSKSIGSTINSKYFSSASTTPAVVFPVLIKLAQHHIAKSDFGVRTTRDIEEVLSGVDQFPPYLSLEEQGMFMLGYYHQRKENYKKKEEKVEAEAAKENES